One Xiphophorus maculatus strain JP 163 A chromosome 23, X_maculatus-5.0-male, whole genome shotgun sequence genomic window, TTCAACCGCGTTGTTCTTTTCGTGGTCTAGCTCACCTTTTACACTGATTTCTCCCGTTAAGTGATCGATGGTAAATTTATCAACATTGTTATCATTATCCTGGTTGATTAAAGAATACTGAATTTCTCCATTGAGACCTTCATCTAAATCTCGAGCGTACACAGAAATTACAGCTGCGCCTAACGGTGTGTTTTCTGGCACTCTGACTTTGTACAGAGGTTTGTCAAATACTGGAATATTATCATTAACGTCTTGCACATTAACATTGATAAGTAATGTCCCTGATTTAGCAGGTTTACCCCCATCTGTAGCTGTTAAGGTTAATTTTATAAGTGACTGTTTTTCTCGATCTAAAGGTTTCTGCAGAGTCATTTCAACAGACACAGTTGGATCGCCTCCGTTTTGAACATCCAGCGCAAAATGTTCATTATGGCTTAGTTTATAAGCCTTTACTGAATAAACGCCAACATCTGCGTCAAATGCCTTCGGAAGAGCAATTTTTTCACCAGAAAAAGCCGACTCAGACACGTTCAGATCAATCTCTGGTATCCTGAATGAGGGCGTGTTGTCGTTTATATCAACTATTTTAACCTCAAACCGATAAAGATTTAGCGGAGACTTCACAATGGCTTCCACTTCCAGGGAGCATTTGGCTTTACGAGCACAGAGCTCCTCTCGGTCTATCCTGTCTTTCACCAGAAGTGCTCCAGTCTTGATGTTCACATCAAAATACTTCTCATTAGGTCCCGAAATCTGGAAATGTCTTTTTCCCAGTTCTTGTATATCTAGCTGTAAATCCTTCGCCAGATTTCCAACAACCGTACCCGGACTCGACTCCTCCGTAATCGAATATACAATCTGAGCCTCTGCGACCATCAGGACgtgcaacacaaaaaacaaattatacaTCCACGTCGGGTCCTTCTTTCCTCGACCCATTATGTCCCGATCTGACAAAACACACGGAATAAATAGTTATAAATCATTCCGGGGTTAACATATTTCCATGACTGTAGAGTCAGATCACAGCCCCTCAGTGCGGTGAGGACGTTACTCACGGCTTCCCAAACAAAGAGCTTGAAGCTCTCTCTTAAGGGAGGAGCATTGCACATGGATACAATGTGTTAAAACGCCAACAGTTCGAAGTGACATCTAGTGGCGATTTGAAGTGAAATAACgggtaaaaaaaagtttattcatttattattatgactttaagTCATACCAGACGAAATTGATTGAATTCCTCACAATTTTTTTAAGAGAAGGAGGTAAACAATGGGTGCTAAAGTCTAAGAGTGCCAAAGTTAAGAATTCAAATGTTGTCACCTTCCTCAAACTTCctgtaatttttttatcaaaattgattttttttttgcctaaattaTCTTTTAGCAAAAAGGAGgtggtgattttcttttttttttgccaaaatatgATTGGCAAAAATACTTTGGCTTTTATCTAAGGCAGGTGATAAAAGTCACATCATAATGAATGAATTGCTCATTCATTTGGaatcaaaaacactttcaaGAATGAAACATGAAAGAATAATTATATTTGActgtccaaaacaaacaagtaaaaaaaaatttcaaatgtaatcaaaagttttaaactcGGCTTaacaataattgaataattGCTATGTGCGGCATAGGGAATTGAAAtagtatttctgaatttcttaCCTTGTCTGTGTTTGGTAAAGTCTGAGTTCTGGTAAAAGTGTCTGTTCCGTCAATACTGATCAGTTCAGCATCTACAGGTGGAAACGGTGCGGGGAAAACCACTACGTCACTCTTCAGTGTGTCTGAGCTGAAACACACGTCATACTGCTGAGTAGCTTTAGAGTAAGACCAGCTCCCGTCAGGGTGGGTGGTGATCATGGGGGCGCTGTACCTGCTGAAATCACTGTCTGTCCTGTGGCATCTGACAGCTATTAAACTGATGAGACTCAGCAGAAAGATCACAGACACTGACACGATGGCGATCAGTAGATACAAGTTCAAATCAGAGAAGTTGTCCTCCTTTATAGGCACATGTCTGAACTGAGTCTGGACATCAGCTGTGCTTTCAACCACCATCACATCAATAGAAACAGTGGCTGACAGAGAAGGTTCTCCATTATCAGAAACTAACACCAACAAGTGGTGAGTTTTCAGGTCATTGTCGCTCATTCTCCTCTTAGTCCTGATTTCTCCGCTGCTGGTTCCGATCCTGAACAGGTTGTTTCCTTTGGGCTCCGACAGGTGATAAGAAAGCAGCGCGTTGTATCCAGAATCTGCGTCCACAGCCCTGATCTTTGCTACAAAGTATCCCGCTTCAGCAGAATAAGGGATGGTCTCACTGTTAACAGAGCCGTGCTCAGAATAAGGAGCTAAAATAGTTGgattattatcattttcatcCAGGATTAAAACATTAACAGTCACATTACTACTTAGCTCAGGAACACCAGAATCATTTGCTTgaactttaaactgaaatgttttcaactCCTCATAGTTAAAAGTCTCCAGACAGAAAATGTCTCCAGTTTGAGAGTTTATgtttaaaactgaagttattggAATACTTTTTGAAAAGTTACCAAATAATGAATATcttattttagcattttctgCCTCATCTGGGTCCTTTGCCATTATAATTCCAATATTGGTTCCAACTGCACTATTCTCTTTGacataaacatttattacagaATCTGGAAAATTAGGGGCATTATCGTTAACATCTGAAATGTGAACAGGGATAACATTAGTACTAGAAAGGGGTGGATTGCCCTCATCTATAGCATAAATTGTGACATTATAATGAGAAACACTCTCTCTATCAAGAGGTCCATCAACTgttaatgaataataatttttataatttagcTTAAGCATAAAAGGAGCCGACCCCATGACCTGAGCTCTGGTAATACCATTTTTACCCCCATCTTTGTCAGTCACGGTCACCAGAGCAACAACAGTTCCTGTCTCAGCATCTTCTTTAACTGGATTCATCAAGGATGTGACCACAATCTCGGGTACGTTGTCATTAACATCTATCACTTCCACTAACATTTTACTGTGAACACTCCTTGAAGGCGTGCCTTTATCTCTGGCTTGCAAGCGGATATCAAACGCTGCAGTTTCCTCATAGTCGATCTGTCCTATCACATTTATTTCCCCCGAGTCTGGGTTTATTGAGAATAAATCATCAGGATTAATGTTTCCTCTTCTAATAAATGAATATAATATTTCACTGTTTATTCCCTCATCTGAATCTTCAGCACTGACAGTGAGAATGGAGGTTTGCAACGGGGTGTTTTCAAGAACCTTGACTTTATACAACGACTGACTAAACACTGGAGCATTATCATTAATATCCATTATATGTACAGTGATCTTTAATGTCCCCGTTTTGGCAGGTTTACCTCCGTCGAGAGCAATTAATGTTAGGTGACTTGCagcatttttctctctgtctaaCGACTTTTGCAGCACTAATTCGGCAGATTCACTGTGCTGGCCCCCGCTTTGTATGTCAAGCAAGAAATATTCATTGGAACTCAGCTTGTAGCTTTTTACCCCGTTATTCCCCGAATCCGCGTCGTTTGCCATCGGGAGCAAATACCTCTCTCCGGGAGAAGACGATTCTGAAATATTCAAGTTAATTTCCTTGTCAAGAAAATACGGTGCATTATCATTGATATCCGTTATCTGAACCTCTATGCGATGCAGATGCAAAGGATTGCTCAACATGGCTTCAATATTCAGGAAACATTTCTCCGAGTTTGGACAAAGCGCTTCGCGATCAATCCTGTCGCAAACATACAGCGTACCAGCTTTCAAATCCAAGTCGAAATACTTCTTAAAGTTCCCAGAGACAATTCGCAGATCCCGTCTTTCCAGCTCACTGACGCTGACTTGTAAATGCTTAGCAAGATTTCCCACCACTGTTCCTTTGTCAACCTCCTCGGGAATGGAGAACGAGAGCAGCGCTGTGCACGCGCCACAGAAATACAGCAGAACCCCGATATTTATCCGGATTGCGCCTGTATGTCCTCCACGTCCCATTGCTGCCAAACCACGACAAAAACACCATATAATTTTAGAACACGTCCATTTTGCGGTAAATATCAGACGGAATCCTCTCTGCAGCGTGACCGAATGCGTTTTCTCACAAAGCAGCGGTTCACTAAGTCTACACATGGAAAGGAGGAGTctggagataaaaaaagaaaaagaagaaaaaaacaggagccACCCATAAATTTATGGTCTCCAGCGACACCAAGTGCTGCTtctaatatataaataaatcattgcAGTTTAGCTAAATACTGGCAAGATGTTAAGCGGAACATtagatatgaaaaaaacaacaacaatatacGTTGATTATTGCACtaataaatgcagaaatataattttttttttccaggtaaaccattttaaagacacaaaacagaGATTGCGCTGACATCTTCAGTAATATAATGACCACACCAGTTGCCACCACACCGAAAAACAACATCCAGAAATCAGCACCGTGGACAGAGTCCGCAAATAGACAACTTCAATCTGAACTTGCTTACAGTCCTTAGTTACAAAATTGACAATTAGCAACTACTTTCAGGTTACAACAGACAAAAGAACATCCACGAGTCATTATCTTAGCCATCTGAAAGACTAATTAGCAATCGAAAAATATAGTCAGCAAAAAATACAGGTCGACATAATCTCGCCAACAAAAACCTCCACGGAAAAACAAGTACAAAATAGACAAGCTACGATCAGCAGAACTGCCCAAATATATTTGGGATATGAAAAAACTCgttaaattacaataaaatgtttgaaggtGGTTTGCCAAAAAAGAGTGAATATCAAaagctttcaaataaaataaaataaaatcatatagAAATTTTTACGTGTTTTAAACAAATGCTATTTCTGCCTTCCTTACCTTGTCTGCATTTGGTAAAGTCTGAGTTCTGGTAAAAGTATCACTCCCATTAATACTGATCAGTTCAGCATCAACAGGTGGAAACGGTGCAGGGAAAACCACCACGTCACTCTTCAGTGTGTCTGAGCTGAAACACACGTCATACTGCTGAGTAGCTTTAGAGTAAGACCAGCTCCCGTCAGGGTGGGTGGTGATCATGGGGGCGCTGTACCTGCTGAAATCACTGTCTGTCCTGTGGCATCTGACAGCTATTAAACTGATGAGACTCAGCAGAAAGATCACAGACACTGACACGATGGCGATCAGTAGATACAAGTTCAAATCAGAGAAGTTGTCCTCCTTTATAGGCACATGTCTGAACTGAGTCTGGACATCAGCTGTGCTTTCAACCACCATCACATCAATAGAAACAGTGGCTGACAGAGAAGGTTCTCCATTATCAGAAACTAACACCAACAAGTGGTGAGTTTTCAGGTCATTGTCGCTCATTCTCCTCTTAGTCCTGATTTCTCCGCTGCTGGTTCCGATCCTGAACAGGTTGTTTCCTTTGGGCTCCGACAGGTGATAAGAAAGCAGCGCGTTGTATCCAGAATCTGAGTCCACAGCCCTGATCTTTGCTACAAAGTATCCAGATTCAGCAGAATAAGGGATGGTCTCACTGTTAACAGAGCCGTGCTCAGAATAAGGAGCTAAAATAGTTGgattattatcattttcatcCAAAATGCACACATTAACAGTGACATTGCTGCTCAGTGGAGGAACACCAGAGTCTGTAGCCTgaactttaaactgaaatgtctTCAGTTCCTCATAATTAAAAGACTGCAGACTGATTATTTCTCCTGTATCCGAGTTAATGTTTATAAACGACGTCACAGGGATATTTTTGGCGTCACCCTCTAGTGAATAAGTTATTTTTGCGTTTTCATTCATATCAGGATCGACTgcactaattttaaaaatattggctCCAACTGGgctgttttctttcacataaaTATTGATCACGGATTCCAGGAAATGAGGCGCGTTATCATTAACATCAGAGATTTGTACATTGATAACGGTGGTGCTGGACAGAGATGGGACTCCATCGTCATTAGCTATAATTGTGAGATTGTAAGAAGCACGTGCTTCTCGATCAAGAGGTCCATCTACAACTAAAGAGTAATAACTCTTATAATTAGTATTTAACTTGAATGGAGTTGAACCAACAAGCTTACATCGAGTCTCACCGTTTTTACCACCATCTTTATCCGTCACTGTCACCAAAGCTACAACGCTTCCTATTTCAGCATCTTCTTTAACTGGGTTCATCAGTGATGTTACAACAATTTCTGGGGTATTATCGTTTACATCCACTACTTCTATTAAAAGCTTTGCATTTGATCGTCGAGGTAAGAAACTTCTGTCTGTTGCTTGCACGTGTATTTCGTAGGCTGACTGCGTTTCATAATCCAGTTCACTTTTAACGCTGACATCTCCTGTTTCttcatttatgaaaaatatgtcaGATGGGTTAAAGTTTGCACGTTTGAAGAAGGAGTAAACTACTTTTCCGTTTTCCCCTTCATCTAAATCGGTGGCATTGAGCTGAATAACTTTTGATCCGATTGGCGCATTTTCGTAAACGCCAGCTTTGTAAAGTGATTTGCTAAAAGACGGTGTGTTATCGTTCACATCGAGAATATTAACAATGATTTGCAGAATTCCAGTTTTTGGAGGCCTGCCGCCATCTATTGCGGTAAGTGTCAGTTTAATAGTTGCTTGTTTCTCTCGGTCTAAAGCTTTCAGCAGCACTAATTCAGCAGATGCGCTGTGTTCTCCGCCGCTCTGTACGTCGAGGGAAAAGTATTCATTCACACTGAGCTTGTACGTCTTTACAGAATTGCTGCCTGAATCCGCATCGACTGCTAAAGGCAGCAGGAATCGCTCGCCCGCTGGTGAAGATTCAGAAATATTGAGAGAAAATGATTTCTCTGCAAAAGTAGGAGCGTTGTCGTTCACATCATTAATCACCACCTCGATGCGTTTATGCACTACAGGATCACTCAGTATGACCTCGATATTTAATGTGCATTTAATAATGTTCAGACAAATCTCTTCACGATCGATCCTCTCATTGACATAAAGCTCTCctgttttaaaattagcttCGAAGTATTTCTTACTGCGTCCCGACACAATATTTAGATTCCTGGTTTGCAGGTCTCGGACGTTGACGTTTAAATCCTTTGCGAGGTTCCCGACAACAGTTCCTTTGTCCGCCTCCTCGGTGATAGAGTAGGACATCTGAGCTGCAGACCAGTCGGATGCAAATAACATGACCAGGAAAAATAAGATCCCATTATTCCTTCTTCTGCTCATCGCTGATTCAAGAGAAACGCACGATATCCTTATTGTTTCTACACTGACACCATTAGTTCGGCAAATATGTTCAAAGCAAGTGATTCCACTCCCTGGTGTTGAGCCATGGTTTCTGCTCATCAAACAAAGCACACATAGTCTGCTGTGACGCATGAAAAGAAAGGAGGAGactgaaaataaacagcttTAAGAATCTCGTGGTCATCAGCGACCCCTCGCGCCATAATTATAAACTGTGAGAAACGTAAAAGAAATGATACAAAACCTAATAGCGCAGATTTTGTTCAACATATGAAAGTATGACATTTTAACACAGCACAAATCATTTAAACTTATTGCTAATGGATATCAAATCATGTGAAACATGTGAATAAGTGAAACATGAACAAACTGCAGAAATTATGCAACTGATAAACATATACATTTAAAGACATCCTTGAAATCGATCTATAATTATCGtacaactgaaaaacattttaaaaaacagataaaatgacAGCACCGTTACGTATAAAACGTCTTTAAAACCTGCTTTGTCGAcaagataaaacatttatcggtttaattttaacaatagAAGTATTAATTCCCTGTCTGTAAAATGTTggtagaaaatataaatacacgTATTAGAATATGTCATACATGGGAACTagcaataaaatacactatTTATCTAGCAATTAATTTTGCACAATGTAATCAGTGACCAATATTAACTCACCTTTTCTGTGTTTGGTAAAGTTTGAGTTCTGGTAAAAGTGTCTCCTCCATTAATACTGATCAGTTCAGCATCTACAGGTGGAAACGGTGCGGGGAAAACCACTACGTCACTCTTCAGTGTGTCGGAACTGAAACACACGTCATACTGCTGAGTAGCTTTAGAGTAAGACCAGCTCCCATCAGGGTGGGTGGTGATCATGGGGGCGCTGTACCTGCTGAAATCACTGTCTGTCCTGTGGCATCTGACAGCTATTAAACTGATGAGACTCAGCAGAAAGATCACAGACACTGACACGATGGCGATCAGTAGATACAAGTTCAAATCAGAGAAGTTGTCCTCCTTTATAGGCACATGTCTGAACTGAGTCTGGACATCAGCTGTGCT contains:
- the LOC102228344 gene encoding protocadherin alpha-2-like isoform X5, which encodes MGRGGHTGAIRINIGVLLYFCGACTALLSFSIPEEVDKGTVVGNLAKHLQVSVSELERRDLRIVSGNFKKYFDLDLKAGTLYVCDRIDREALCPNSEKCFLNIEAMLSNPLHLHRIEVQITDINDNAPYFLDKEINLNISESSSPGERYLLPMANDADSGNNGVKSYKLSSNEYFLLDIQSGGQHSESAELVLQKSLDREKNAASHLTLIALDGGKPAKTGTLKITVHIMDINDNAPVFSQSLYKVKVLENTPLQTSILTVSAEDSDEGINSEILYSFIRRGNINPDDLFSINPDSGEINVIGQIDYEETAAFDIRLQARDKGTPSRSVHSKMLVEVIDVNDNVPEIVVTSLMNPVKEDAETGTVVALVTVTDKDGGKNGITRAQVMGSAPFMLKLNYKNYYSLTVDGPLDRESVSHYNVTIYAIDEGNPPLSSTNVIPVHISDVNDNAPNFPDSVINVYVKENSAVGTNIGIIMAKDPDEAENAKIRYSLFGNFSKSIPITSVLNINSQTGDIFCLETFNYEELKTFQFKVQANDSGVPELSSNVTVNVLILDENDNNPTILAPYSEHGSVNSETIPYSAEAGYFVAKIRAVDADSGYNALLSYHLSEPKGNNLFRIGTSSGEIRTKRRMSDNDLKTHHLLVLVSDNGEPSLSATVSIDVMVVESTADVQTQFRHVPIKEDNFSDLNLYLLIAIVSVSVIFLLSLISLIAVRCHRTDSDFSRYSAPMITTHPDGSWSYSKATQQYDVCFSSDTLKSDVVVFPAPFPPVDAELISIDGTDTFTRTQTLPNTDKPKAPNSDWRYSASLRAGGVMQSSVHMEESAVMQGAQGVLVQNWPTASSAADGEGGEVSPPMGAGVDSNSWHFRYGPGGPGAPPQHLKPGEVPPEAFIIPGSPAIISIRQNQGGEDDKSDFITFGKKEEAKKKKKKKKEKEKKDKKDKGKDDGDE
- the LOC102228344 gene encoding protocadherin alpha-5-like isoform X2, giving the protein MSRNHGSTPGSGITCFEHICRTNGVSVETIRISCVSLESAMSRRRNNGILFFLVMLFASDWSAAQMSYSITEEADKGTVVGNLAKDLNVNVRDLQTRNLNIVSGRSKKYFEANFKTGELYVNERIDREEICLNIIKCTLNIEVILSDPVVHKRIEVVINDVNDNAPTFAEKSFSLNISESSPAGERFLLPLAVDADSGSNSVKTYKLSVNEYFSLDVQSGGEHSASAELVLLKALDREKQATIKLTLTAIDGGRPPKTGILQIIVNILDVNDNTPSFSKSLYKAGVYENAPIGSKVIQLNATDLDEGENGKVVYSFFKRANFNPSDIFFINEETGDVSVKSELDYETQSAYEIHVQATDRSFLPRRSNAKLLIEVVDVNDNTPEIVVTSLMNPVKEDAEIGSVVALVTVTDKDGGKNGETRCKLVGSTPFKLNTNYKSYYSLVVDGPLDREARASYNLTIIANDDGVPSLSSTTVINVQISDVNDNAPHFLESVINIYVKENSPVGANIFKISAVDPDMNENAKITYSLEGDAKNIPVTSFININSDTGEIISLQSFNYEELKTFQFKVQATDSGVPPLSSNVTVNVCILDENDNNPTILAPYSEHGSVNSETIPYSAESGYFVAKIRAVDSDSGYNALLSYHLSEPKGNNLFRIGTSSGEIRTKRRMSDNDLKTHHLLVLVSDNGEPSLSATVSIDVMVVESTADVQTQFRHVPIKEDNFSDLNLYLLIAIVSVSVIFLLSLISLIAVRCHRTDSDFSRYSAPMITTHPDGSWSYSKATQQYDVCFSSDTLKSDVVVFPAPFPPVDAELISINGSDTFTRTQTLPNADKPKAPNSDWRYSASLRAGGVMQSSVHMEESAVMQGAQGVLVQNWPTASSAADGEGGEVSPPMGAGVDSNSWHFRYGPGGPGAPPQHLKPGEVPPEAFIIPGSPAIISIRQNQGGEDDKSDFITFGKKEEAKKKKKKKKEKEKKDKKDKGKDDGDE